Proteins encoded by one window of Sediminicoccus rosea:
- a CDS encoding GNAT family N-acetyltransferase, protein MEIRNITAADIPALLALNNAEAERVNALTESALAGLLNFAFAARITTDGQAFLIAFDHATPPQGPNHAWFTARESYFAYIDRVVVAPGARGKGVARALYDDLAKIAKAEMTNLLVCEVNLDPPNPESMAFHEKLGFKACGEAVDRRNGKRVQYMRKPI, encoded by the coding sequence ATGGAAATCCGGAACATCACCGCGGCCGACATCCCGGCCCTGCTCGCGCTCAACAATGCCGAGGCGGAGCGGGTGAATGCCCTGACCGAGAGTGCGCTGGCAGGGCTGCTGAACTTCGCCTTCGCCGCGCGCATCACGACCGACGGCCAGGCCTTCCTGATCGCCTTCGACCACGCGACCCCGCCACAGGGGCCGAACCACGCCTGGTTCACCGCGCGGGAGAGCTACTTCGCCTATATCGACCGCGTGGTGGTCGCCCCCGGCGCGCGGGGCAAGGGCGTGGCACGCGCCCTCTATGACGACCTCGCGAAGATCGCCAAGGCGGAGATGACCAACCTGCTGGTCTGCGAGGTGAATCTCGACCCGCCCAATCCCGAGAGCATGGCCTTCCACGAGAAGCTGGGCTTCAAGGCCTGCGGCGAGGCGGTGGATCGGCGCAACGGCAAGCGCGTGCAATACATGCGCAAGCCGATCTGA
- a CDS encoding TetR/AcrR family transcriptional regulator, with product MSTSSKPYHHGDLRAALLDAADALLDQGGDGAVSLREAARMAGVSATAAYRHFADKEALLAALALRGFEAFGAAMAAAVARGDVPPHVARGRAYLRFALARPGRFRLMFGPLLARAGAHPPLLAASRAAFGALQAGAGELDAALRSWGMVHGLAHLMLDRAIPDAGEPEALINRLIC from the coding sequence ATGTCAACATCCAGCAAGCCCTATCACCACGGCGATCTGCGCGCGGCGCTGCTCGACGCCGCCGATGCGCTGCTCGACCAGGGCGGCGACGGCGCCGTCAGCCTGCGCGAAGCGGCGCGGATGGCCGGCGTTTCCGCCACCGCCGCCTATCGCCATTTCGCCGACAAGGAGGCGCTGCTCGCCGCCCTCGCGCTGCGTGGGTTCGAGGCCTTCGGCGCGGCCATGGCCGCCGCCGTCGCGCGGGGCGATGTTCCGCCCCATGTGGCGCGTGGCCGCGCCTATCTGCGATTCGCCCTCGCCCGGCCGGGCCGCTTCCGGCTGATGTTCGGCCCGCTGCTGGCGCGCGCGGGCGCGCATCCGCCCCTGCTCGCCGCCTCCCGGGCCGCCTTTGGCGCGCTGCAGGCCGGCGCGGGGGAGCTGGACGCGGCCTTGCGGAGCTGGGGCATGGTGCACGGCCTCGCGCATCTCATGCTCGACCGCGCCATCCCGGATGCGGGCGAGCCGGAGGCGCTGATCAACCGCCTGATCTGCTGA
- a CDS encoding DUF2306 domain-containing protein, with protein sequence MLVIHLAFSLLALAAILAILLLPKGRGAHRWLGRLAAAALALSALSSFGIQARGHLSWLHVLSVVTLVNLAWAVWAIRRGRVAVHRRAMLAGAGGLFVAGLFATFAPGRYLYGVFFG encoded by the coding sequence ATGCTCGTCATCCATCTCGCTTTCTCGCTGCTGGCGCTCGCCGCCATCCTGGCCATCCTGCTGCTGCCCAAGGGGCGCGGCGCGCATCGCTGGCTCGGGCGCCTGGCGGCCGCCGCGCTGGCGCTGAGCGCGCTCTCCTCCTTCGGGATCCAGGCGCGCGGGCATCTCTCCTGGCTGCATGTGCTCTCGGTGGTCACGCTGGTGAACCTGGCCTGGGCGGTCTGGGCGATCCGCCGGGGGCGCGTCGCGGTCCACCGGCGCGCCATGCTGGCGGGCGCCGGCGGGCTCTTCGTGGCGGGGCTCTTCGCCACCTTCGCGCCCGGCCGCTATCTCTACGGCGTGTTCTTCGGCTGA
- a CDS encoding ion transporter, which translates to MQEALTALDTGDDLRARVARLVLAPIFQRVVIGLILLNAVTLGLETSDSIMAGYGTLLHAVDAVLLYLFTLELALRIYAFRGRFFRDPWGIFDFIVVAIAWMPASGPLAVLRALRVLRVLRLISVVPSLRNVVEAMLGALPGMGSIVLLMALLFYVFAVMATKLFGTEMEEQFGTLGASLFTLFQLMTLDDWANIVKPAMEAEPWALVFFMPFIVISTFVVLNLFIGVIVESIQTLRDDRGAGEAAAEAAAKSADRADLRALVQEVRALRAEVAELRAQPKNTP; encoded by the coding sequence ATGCAGGAAGCCCTGACCGCCCTCGACACCGGCGATGACCTGCGCGCCCGCGTGGCGCGGCTGGTGCTGGCGCCGATCTTCCAGCGGGTGGTGATCGGGCTGATCCTGCTGAATGCGGTGACGCTCGGCCTCGAGACCAGCGACAGCATCATGGCGGGCTACGGCACCCTGCTGCATGCGGTGGATGCCGTGCTGCTCTACCTCTTCACGCTCGAGCTCGCCTTGCGCATCTATGCCTTCCGCGGCCGCTTCTTCCGCGACCCCTGGGGCATCTTCGACTTCATCGTCGTCGCCATCGCCTGGATGCCGGCCAGCGGCCCGCTCGCCGTGCTGCGCGCGCTGCGCGTGCTGCGGGTGCTGCGCCTGATCTCGGTGGTGCCGAGCCTGAGGAACGTGGTGGAGGCGATGCTGGGCGCGCTGCCCGGCATGGGCAGCATCGTGCTGCTGATGGCGCTGCTCTTCTACGTCTTCGCCGTCATGGCGACGAAGCTCTTCGGCACCGAGATGGAGGAGCAGTTCGGCACGCTGGGCGCCAGCCTCTTCACCCTGTTCCAGCTGATGACGCTGGATGACTGGGCGAACATCGTGAAGCCTGCGATGGAGGCCGAGCCCTGGGCGCTGGTCTTCTTCATGCCCTTCATCGTGATCTCGACCTTCGTCGTGCTCAACCTCTTCATCGGCGTGATCGTCGAGAGCATCCAGACCTTGCGTGACGACCGCGGCGCGGGCGAGGCGGCGGCCGAGGCGGCGGCGAAGAGCGCCGACCGGGCGGATCTGCGCGCCCTGGTGCAGGAGGTGCGTGCCCTCAGGGCCGAGGTGGCGGAGCTGCGCGCTCAGCCGAAGAACACGCCGTAG
- a CDS encoding NnrU family protein — MVLLLAAAILWVGVHVGIAGTAVRARLVQSLGEVGFRIGYSLISVVSITLLVMAWQAAPYIPLWDAPDWYRWLMALLMLPIMLLFVASVATPNPTAVGGKLDETGPRGIQRITRHPMLWSFAGWAALHLIAKGNLSGVFFFGAFLVTSLVGMPSIDRKLAALQPALWARLEPVTSILPFGAILAGRNRFVPAEIPRLVWIISLVAWIALLVGHPWLFGYPALPF, encoded by the coding sequence ATGGTCCTGCTTCTTGCCGCCGCGATCCTCTGGGTGGGCGTCCATGTCGGCATCGCGGGCACGGCGGTCCGCGCGCGCCTCGTTCAGTCCCTGGGCGAGGTGGGATTCCGCATCGGCTATTCGCTGATCTCGGTGGTGAGCATCACGCTGCTCGTCATGGCCTGGCAGGCGGCGCCCTACATCCCGCTCTGGGACGCGCCGGACTGGTACCGCTGGCTGATGGCGCTGCTCATGCTGCCGATCATGCTGCTTTTCGTCGCCTCGGTGGCGACGCCGAACCCGACGGCCGTGGGCGGCAAGCTGGACGAGACGGGGCCGCGCGGCATCCAGCGCATCACGCGCCACCCCATGCTCTGGTCCTTCGCCGGATGGGCGGCGCTTCACCTGATCGCCAAGGGGAATCTCTCGGGCGTCTTCTTCTTCGGCGCCTTCCTGGTGACCTCGCTGGTGGGCATGCCCTCGATCGACCGCAAGCTGGCCGCGCTGCAGCCGGCGCTCTGGGCGCGCCTCGAACCCGTCACCTCCATCCTGCCCTTCGGCGCCATCCTGGCCGGGCGGAACCGGTTCGTGCCGGCGGAGATCCCGCGCCTGGTCTGGATCATCAGCCTGGTGGCCTGGATCGCGCTGCTGGTGGGCCATCCCTGGCTCTTCGGTTACCCGGCGCTGCCTTTCTGA
- the gmd gene encoding GDP-mannose 4,6-dehydratase, whose protein sequence is MPSALITGITGQDGSYLAELLIEKGYTVHGLLRRGGTAARARIAHLITPANEGRLILHEGDLTDGGNLIRVVQDSQPDELYNLAAQSDVAVSFEVPEYTADADGLGTLRLLEAIRLLGLERRTRFYQASTSELYGKVRAVPQNELTPFHPRSPYGVAKLYGFWITVNYRESYGMHASNGILFNHESPRRGEGFVSRKITRAAAAIHLGRQRDLALGNLEAQRDWGHARDYVEGMWRMVQQPEADDYVLATGQTHRVRDFATLAFRELGVELAWEGSGVDEVGRCRATGRTLVRVDPAFFRPAEVDLLIGDATKAAEKLGWRPTTSLAAMVAEMVRADLAALSAG, encoded by the coding sequence ATGCCCTCGGCACTCATCACCGGCATCACCGGACAGGATGGCTCCTATCTGGCCGAGCTCCTGATCGAGAAAGGCTACACGGTCCATGGGCTGCTGCGCCGGGGCGGGACGGCCGCCCGGGCGCGCATCGCCCACCTGATCACGCCCGCGAATGAGGGCCGCCTGATCCTGCATGAGGGCGACCTGACGGATGGCGGCAACCTCATCCGCGTCGTCCAGGACAGCCAGCCGGACGAGCTCTACAACCTCGCCGCCCAGAGCGACGTGGCAGTGAGCTTCGAGGTGCCGGAATACACCGCCGATGCCGACGGCCTCGGCACGCTGCGCCTGCTGGAGGCGATCCGCCTGCTCGGCCTGGAGCGCCGGACGCGCTTCTACCAGGCCTCGACCAGCGAGCTCTACGGCAAGGTCAGGGCCGTGCCGCAGAACGAACTCACGCCCTTCCACCCGCGCTCGCCCTATGGCGTGGCCAAGCTCTACGGCTTCTGGATCACGGTGAACTACCGCGAGAGCTACGGGATGCACGCCTCCAACGGCATCCTGTTCAACCATGAGAGCCCGCGCCGCGGCGAGGGCTTCGTCAGCCGCAAGATCACCCGCGCGGCCGCCGCCATCCATCTCGGCCGCCAGCGTGACCTGGCACTGGGCAACCTCGAGGCGCAGCGCGACTGGGGCCATGCGCGCGACTACGTCGAGGGCATGTGGCGCATGGTCCAGCAGCCCGAGGCCGATGACTACGTCCTCGCCACCGGCCAGACGCATCGCGTGCGCGACTTCGCGACCCTCGCCTTCCGCGAGCTGGGCGTGGAACTGGCCTGGGAGGGCAGCGGCGTGGACGAGGTGGGCCGCTGCCGCGCCACAGGCCGCACGCTGGTCCGCGTGGACCCCGCCTTCTTCCGCCCGGCCGAGGTGGACCTGCTGATCGGCGACGCCACCAAGGCGGCCGAGAAGCTGGGCTGGCGCCCCACCACCAGCCTCGCCGCCATGGTGGCCGAGATGGTGCGGGCGGATCTCGCGGCGCTCTCGGCCGGCTGA